CAGACCGCCGGCTTCCCTCGCAATGACGACTTCAACAGCGAGCAGCAGGCCGGCTTCGGGCTGTACCAGGTGACCCAGCGCAACGGCACGCGCTGCTCCAGCGCGACGGCGTTCCTGAAGCCCGCGCGCCAGCGCGACAACCTGCACGTGCGCACGCATGCGCTGGTCGAGCGCGTGCTGATCGAGCACGGCCGCGCCGTCGGCGTGCAATTGCGCCGCGGCCGGCACGACGCCGAACGGATCGAGGCGGGCGAGGTGATCCTGGCGGCGGGCACGATCAACACGCCGCAACTGCTGATGCTGTCCGGGCTCGGCTCGGCCGACCATCTGCGCGAGCACGGCATCACGGTGATCGCCGACGTGCCCGACGTCGGCGCCAACCTGCAGGATCACCTGGACATCTGCACGCTCGACGGCAACCCGGGCAAGGTCAGCTACGACCATCTCAACGAACTGGCCACCGGCCTGCGCTGGCTGCGCCACCGCGACGGCCCCGGCAGCTCCAACGTGGCCGAGGCCGGCGGCTTCGTGCGCAGCCGCTTCGCCGGCGACGAACGCTGCGACCTGCAGTTCCACTTCGTGCCCGCGCTGCTCGACGACCACGGCCGCCATCGCCTGCCCGGCTACGGCTACACCTTGCACGCCTGCTACCTGCATCCGCACAGCCGCGGACGCTTGCACCTGCACTCGGCTGACCCGGCGCAGCCGATTGCGATCCATGCCGATTACCTGGGCGACCCGGAGGGCCACGATTTGAAAATGATGGTCGAGGCGGCGCGGCTGTCGCGCGAAATCCTCGACCAGGCGGCGTTCGCGCCGTACCGCGGCGCGCCGGTGTTCCCCGAGCGGCGCATCGCCACCGATGCCGAGTACGCCGACTTCATCCGGCGCAAGGCGGAAACCATCTATCACCCGGTCGGCACCTGCCGCATGGGCAGCGACGACCGCGCGGTGGTCGACAGCGAACTGCGCGTGCGCGGCGTGGACGGCCTGCGCGTGGTCGACGCCTCGGTGATGCCGAGCCTGCCCAGCGGCAACACCAACGCGCCCACCATCATGATCGCCGAGCGCGCCAGCGCCTTGATCCGCGGCGAAGCCTGAGCGCGCGATTACGCCGGCAGCGGGCAGTGCAGGCTGGCGCAGATCACCCGCAGCAGTTCGGCCTCGGCCACGCTGACCTCGCCATCGGCGTGGATCGCGCTGGCCAGGCCCTGGATCAGCACTTCCTTGGCGGGCGGCATCAGTCCGTCCAGCTCGTCCAGCGCGCGTTCGAACGGGAGCTGCCACGCCGACGGCAGCGGCGGCCAGGCCAGCGCCGCACCGGGGAACACCTGCTGCATCGCCAGCAGCCACGCGCGCCGCGCCGCAGCTTCGTCGGCCGCACCATGCCGCGCGACCACGGCGCAGACCAGCACCACGCTGTCGCGGCAGGCCGGCAATTTTTTCAGGCCGTCCACCGGCGCACGCCGTGGCTGCCGCGCTTCGAGCAACTGCAGGCGCAGCAGGCGGGTCAGGCAGTACTCGTCCAGGTCGACCCGGCCATCCACACGCACCAGCGCATCGAGCGTATCCAGCAAGGTCTGCTGTCGCCCCCGCGGCAGTTGTTTCAACGCGGGAAACGCCAGCGCCGCCAGCGGCAGCCGAGACTCGGGCGGCAACGCTTCCACCTCGGCGAAGCTGGCCGCGGCGGCCTGCTGCACATCGTCACCGAAGGCATCGGCGACCAGTCGCCGCTGGCGCGGCTGCAGTGCCGACTGCGCCGACAGCGCCAGCGCCAACAGCACCGGCAGCGCCGAATCCGGCTGCTGTACGGCTTCGTTCAAGGCCGCCGGCAAGCCTTGCCGCAGCGCCGCGGCACGCTGGAATGTCGAGGCACCTGCAGCCGC
The window above is part of the Rhodanobacter sp. LX-99 genome. Proteins encoded here:
- a CDS encoding choline dehydrogenase — translated: MNHYDYVIVGAGSAGCVLANRLSADPAARVLLLEAGPPDWNPLIHMPAGIARLANNRALNWNYRTEPEPALNQRRLWWPRGRTLGGSSAINAMCYIRGVAADYDRWAEASGDPRWSWREVLPWFLRSEDNSRGASALHGTGGPLGVADLRHHNVLSEALIDAAQTAGFPRNDDFNSEQQAGFGLYQVTQRNGTRCSSATAFLKPARQRDNLHVRTHALVERVLIEHGRAVGVQLRRGRHDAERIEAGEVILAAGTINTPQLLMLSGLGSADHLREHGITVIADVPDVGANLQDHLDICTLDGNPGKVSYDHLNELATGLRWLRHRDGPGSSNVAEAGGFVRSRFAGDERCDLQFHFVPALLDDHGRHRLPGYGYTLHACYLHPHSRGRLHLHSADPAQPIAIHADYLGDPEGHDLKMMVEAARLSREILDQAAFAPYRGAPVFPERRIATDAEYADFIRRKAETIYHPVGTCRMGSDDRAVVDSELRVRGVDGLRVVDASVMPSLPSGNTNAPTIMIAERASALIRGEA